One region of Zingiber officinale cultivar Zhangliang chromosome 7B, Zo_v1.1, whole genome shotgun sequence genomic DNA includes:
- the LOC122004361 gene encoding vegetative cell wall protein gp1-like — MEEPPRNHERPSVAAPDKDFNAEVLFSEFEAGSDSPTEMGVIIKDTMEVCSAEEIFSSPEWHDGQRDLDMPRSSPPPPPSPPRPPPSPSLASRPPSPDPQMLCDSIALIAALSSQLSDQLRSIKMDPLLQSSVLNSLPLNLKLPSVGPSFSSQPHPFQSLIPSHVRPSSSIHSSVAPISNAFLSAPSHPSDSEFTKPSYTSSVGGRGLSNIPKASPSPLGESVYHSLPSNLPVEKDTFDKEYIGLVNSSSHPGDPSLLSPPTNIQVKISPPPPPPLIKYTNKHIADTLPSSCVEVDNASSHLPLMPQIVQPSSSPRTHNVHLTSPPLGSPPTLSSPLLPSPSESVERTNLQILHSKIDEASHSVQYIGVVEKDLSPPPPISNLKESQLSPPPPFPGFCGLPSSLPPPIVQSSKQSEAFREASSPPPPTTMIGVQSLPLQLPSLPLKSMLRGAELSAQAEEQVKARLFIV, encoded by the exons GAACCATGAACGGCCTTCGGTGGCGGCGCCGGACAAGGACTTCAACGCAGAG GTACTCTTTTCAGAGTTTGAAGCTGGCTCAGATAGTCCTACAGAAATGGGAGTTATAATTAAGGACACGATGGAAGTTTGCTCGGCAGAAGAGATCTTTAGTAGTCCTGAATGGCACGATGGGCAAAGGGATCTTGACATGCCTCGCTCATCCCCACCACCTCCTCCATCGCCACCACGACCACCTCCATCACCATCCCTAGCTTCTCGTCCCCCAAGTCCGGATCCTCAGATGCTATGTGATTCTATTGCTCTGATTGCCGCTTTATCTTCACAATTGTCTGATCAACTTCGGTCTATAAAAATGGATCCTCTATTGCAATCTTCAGTTTTAAATTCATTACCTTTGAATTTAAAGCTACCTTCAGTAGGCCCATCCTTCTCATCCCAACCACATCCTTTTCAATCTCTTATTCCTTCACATGTCCGACCCTCTTCTTCTATTCATTCTTCTGTAGCTCCCATTTCTAATGCATTTTTGTCAGCACCATCTCATCCTTCTGATTCTGAATTTACTAAACCTTCTTATACATCATCAGTAGGTGGAAGAGGGTTAAGTAACATTCCCAAGGCCTCTCCATCTCCTCTGGGAGAGAGTGTTTATCATTCCCTACCTTCAAATTTACCTGTAGAGAAGGATACATTTGATAAAGAATATATTGGACTTGTCAATTCCTCATCACATCCAGGAGACCCATCTCTACTTTCTCCTCCTACAAATATACAAGTTAAAATTTCGCCTCCACCTCCGCCTCCATTGATAAAATATACTAACAAGCATATTGCAGACACATTACCATCCTCTTGTGTTGAAGTTGACAATGCATCATCACATTTACCTCTGATGCCACAGATAGTGCAACCATCCTCTTCCCCAAGAACACATAATGTGCATTTAACATCACCTCCATTAGGTTCTCCACCAACTCTGTCGTCTCCACTTCTGCCGTCACCTTCTGAAAGTGTTGAGAGAACAAATCTACAAATTTTACATAGCAAGATAGATGAAGCTTCACATTCAGTGCAATATATTGGAGTAGTTGAAAAAGACCTAAGTCCACCTCCTCCTATAAGTAATTTGAAAGAATCTCAACTATCACCACCACCTCCTTTTCCTGGATTTTGTGGATTACCTTCATCTTTGCCTCCTCCAATAGTCCAAAGTTCAAAACAATCAGAAGCATTTCGAGAAGCTTCTAGTCCACCACCTCCTACTACTATGATCGGTGTGCAAAGTTTGCCACTACAGTTGCCATCACTTCCTTTAAAATCAATGTTACGTGGGGCTGAGCTGAGTGCCCAGGCAGAAGAACAGGTGAAAGCAAGATTGTTTATTGTTTAG